A stretch of the Victivallis lenta genome encodes the following:
- a CDS encoding MotA/TolQ/ExbB proton channel family protein, whose amino-acid sequence MFSLPSVIAASPGVYYAFENSDMVGKGIVVLLLVISTFTWSVMIEKGISLYRAKKLSRQFVARFKSNKKTITNPQLLREAAGNASPAAQIYNQGVEKLLEFYESDPATFSHSSGISVRPTKLSEAQYNAIEAVLISEVSGQEIELETRVGFLATMVSVSPFLGLFGTVWGVMLAFCGIAAAGKSDFSALAPGVAGALLTTVAGLVVAIPSLIGYNLLTSTIRNIATQLDNFSDEFMARIKLEQLSIARELAAEAKAAAAGEEE is encoded by the coding sequence ATGTTCTCACTTCCATCCGTCATCGCGGCCTCCCCCGGCGTTTATTATGCGTTTGAAAACAGCGACATGGTCGGCAAAGGGATCGTCGTCCTCCTGCTGGTCATCTCGACCTTCACCTGGTCGGTCATGATCGAAAAGGGCATTTCGCTCTACCGCGCGAAAAAGCTGTCGCGCCAGTTCGTCGCGCGCTTCAAGTCGAACAAGAAGACCATCACGAATCCGCAGCTGCTGCGCGAGGCGGCCGGCAATGCGAGCCCGGCCGCGCAGATCTACAACCAGGGCGTCGAAAAGCTGCTCGAATTCTACGAGAGCGACCCGGCGACCTTCAGCCACAGTTCCGGCATTTCGGTGCGCCCGACCAAACTCTCCGAAGCGCAGTACAACGCGATCGAGGCGGTCCTGATCAGCGAGGTCTCGGGGCAGGAGATCGAACTAGAAACCCGGGTCGGCTTCCTGGCCACGATGGTCAGCGTAAGCCCGTTCCTCGGGCTTTTCGGCACGGTCTGGGGCGTCATGCTCGCCTTCTGCGGCATCGCGGCGGCGGGAAAGTCGGATTTCTCGGCGCTGGCGCCGGGCGTGGCGGGCGCGCTGCTGACCACGGTGGCCGGGCTCGTCGTCGCGATTCCGTCGCTGATCGGCTACAATCTGCTGACTTCGACGATCCGCAACATCGCAACCCAGCTCGACAACTTTTCGGATGAATTCATGGCGCGGATCAAGCTCGAACAGCTGAGCATCGCCCGGGAGCTGGCCGCCGAGGCGAAAGCGGCCGCCGCGGGGGAGGAGGAGTGA
- a CDS encoding ROK family protein, with amino-acid sequence MAQEKLVLGFDVGGTKIGVGLGSSEGRILGKARIENVDTYPEDVLPQMVAEAKKLVAGAGLTMAGIAAFGISAPFPADPANGIMTAPTNNRHWRNVPILQYLRDGLGLPGCFENDANCGALAEWFFGAGRGCKDFIYLTMSTGIGGGIIAANHLVRGGRALSAGELGHICVELNGRQCNCGLKGCYEAYAGGRALAQRMQEELRNKPDSMIMQLVDGNVGAIDMVPLEKAVRAGDPYAVALWDEMSLRNAQAFGMFINMFNPERLVLGTLAWAVGDLYTDPIRKYLPQFCWKEPMEACEIVSSELRRDIGYYAGVAAALNYLKEQDEKKR; translated from the coding sequence ATGGCACAGGAAAAACTCGTACTCGGTTTCGACGTCGGCGGAACCAAAATCGGCGTCGGCCTCGGCTCGAGCGAAGGCAGGATTCTCGGCAAGGCGCGCATCGAAAATGTCGATACTTATCCGGAAGACGTCCTGCCGCAGATGGTCGCCGAGGCGAAGAAGCTCGTCGCCGGAGCGGGCCTGACGATGGCCGGCATCGCGGCTTTCGGCATCTCCGCCCCGTTCCCGGCCGATCCGGCCAACGGGATCATGACCGCGCCGACCAACAACCGCCACTGGCGCAATGTGCCGATCCTCCAGTACCTGCGCGACGGGCTCGGGCTGCCCGGCTGCTTCGAGAACGACGCGAACTGCGGCGCGCTCGCCGAATGGTTTTTCGGCGCCGGGCGCGGCTGTAAGGATTTCATCTATCTGACCATGAGCACCGGCATCGGCGGCGGCATCATCGCCGCGAACCACCTCGTCCGCGGCGGCCGCGCCCTCAGCGCCGGCGAACTCGGCCACATCTGCGTCGAGCTCAACGGCCGGCAGTGCAACTGCGGGCTCAAGGGGTGCTACGAGGCGTATGCGGGCGGCCGCGCGCTCGCCCAGCGCATGCAGGAGGAGCTCCGGAACAAACCCGACAGCATGATCATGCAGCTCGTCGACGGGAACGTCGGCGCGATCGACATGGTCCCGCTCGAAAAGGCGGTCCGCGCCGGCGACCCGTACGCCGTTGCGCTGTGGGACGAGATGAGCCTCCGCAACGCGCAGGCGTTCGGCATGTTCATCAACATGTTCAATCCGGAGCGGCTGGTGCTCGGCACGCTCGCCTGGGCGGTCGGCGATCTCTACACCGACCCGATCAGGAAGTACCTGCCGCAGTTCTGCTGGAAGGAACCGATGGAGGCGTGCGAAATCGTCTCTTCCGAACTGCGCCGCGACATCGGTTATTACGCCGGCGTCGCCGCCGCACTGAACTACCTGAAGGAACAGGACGAAAAGAAGCGCTGA
- a CDS encoding ROK family protein, whose protein sequence is MEKNFLLGLDVGGTKCACILGAAVSGGGIEILDKVKFPTAEAGTPRQCLERMAELGLELCSRHGVAHERLRGCGVSCGGPLDSRRGVIQSPPNLPGWDEVPAVDILGGRLGIPVRLQNDANAGAVAEWKFGAGRGVRNMVFLTFGTGLGAGLILDGRLYSGIGDSAGECGHIRLAPFGPVGFGKAGSFEGFCSGGGIAQLAAVRVREQLQLGNRVAWCPSPEAIPGLNAKIVGDAAGAGDPLALAVYAECGAYLGRGLAVLIDLLNPELIVIGSVFARSESLLRPAMERSIAEEALPGAAARCRVVPAALGEAIGDYAALALALGEY, encoded by the coding sequence ATGGAAAAAAATTTCCTCCTCGGCCTTGACGTCGGCGGAACCAAGTGCGCCTGCATTCTCGGCGCGGCGGTTTCCGGCGGCGGCATCGAAATTCTCGACAAAGTCAAATTTCCCACCGCCGAGGCCGGGACGCCGCGGCAGTGTCTCGAACGGATGGCGGAGCTCGGGCTCGAGCTCTGCTCCCGGCACGGCGTCGCGCACGAACGGCTGCGCGGCTGCGGCGTCTCCTGCGGCGGCCCGCTCGACAGCCGCCGCGGCGTAATCCAGTCCCCGCCGAATCTGCCGGGCTGGGATGAGGTCCCGGCGGTTGATATTCTCGGCGGCCGGCTCGGCATTCCGGTCCGGCTTCAGAACGATGCGAATGCCGGGGCTGTGGCCGAGTGGAAATTCGGCGCCGGTCGCGGCGTTCGGAACATGGTTTTCCTGACCTTCGGCACCGGGCTGGGCGCCGGGCTGATCCTCGACGGGCGGCTTTACAGCGGCATCGGCGACTCGGCCGGCGAGTGCGGGCATATCCGGCTCGCTCCGTTCGGGCCGGTCGGTTTCGGCAAGGCCGGCTCGTTCGAAGGTTTCTGCTCCGGCGGCGGCATTGCGCAGCTCGCGGCTGTGCGGGTGCGTGAACAGCTTCAGCTCGGGAACCGGGTTGCATGGTGTCCGTCGCCCGAAGCGATTCCGGGGCTGAACGCCAAAATCGTCGGCGATGCGGCCGGGGCAGGGGATCCGCTGGCGCTGGCGGTTTACGCCGAGTGCGGCGCATATCTCGGGCGCGGCCTCGCCGTGCTGATCGACCTGCTGAATCCCGAACTCATTGTGATCGGCAGCGTGTTTGCGCGTTCGGAGTCTCTGCTGCGCCCCGCGATGGAGCGGAGCATTGCGGAAGAGGCGCTGCCGGGCGCCGCTGCCCGCTGCCGGGTCGTTCCGGCGGCGCTGGGCGAAGCGATCGGGGATTATGCGGCGCTGGCATTGGCGCTCGGGGAGTATTGA
- a CDS encoding MBL fold metallo-hydrolase: MMAFQVQQLNVGGYDHNFSYLVVADNGDAALVDPTGDCEKIRRAVEAAGPLTPRYILLTHGHQDHSECLGEVCSFFPAGIASHPNHPLSGRIKLHDGMRLPFGGGWIEAIAMPGHTRDSIAFRLSDDSALFTGDTLFVDCIGFCRSKDMFDTITKKLLPLPDGLVVYSGHDYGSVPFRTLGEEKKFNPYLNCPTLEAFRQQLRHLE, from the coding sequence ATGATGGCGTTTCAGGTTCAACAGTTGAATGTCGGCGGGTACGATCATAATTTCTCGTATCTGGTTGTCGCGGACAACGGCGATGCGGCGCTGGTCGACCCGACCGGCGATTGTGAAAAAATCCGCAGGGCGGTCGAAGCGGCGGGGCCGCTCACGCCGCGCTATATCCTGCTGACGCACGGCCATCAGGACCATTCCGAGTGTCTCGGCGAGGTCTGCAGCTTTTTTCCGGCCGGGATCGCCAGCCACCCGAATCATCCGCTTTCCGGACGGATCAAGCTGCATGACGGCATGCGTCTGCCGTTCGGCGGCGGCTGGATCGAAGCGATTGCGATGCCGGGGCATACGCGTGATTCGATCGCCTTCCGGCTCTCCGACGATTCGGCGCTGTTTACCGGCGACACGCTTTTTGTGGACTGCATCGGTTTCTGCCGGTCGAAGGATATGTTCGACACCATCACGAAAAAGCTCCTGCCGCTGCCGGACGGCCTTGTGGTCTATTCCGGCCACGATTACGGTTCCGTGCCGTTCCGGACGCTGGGGGAAGAGAAAAAGTTCAACCCGTATCTGAACTGCCCGACGCTCGAAGCGTTCCGGCAGCAGCTGCGGCATCTGGAGTGA
- a CDS encoding AMP-binding protein, giving the protein MAPSMIFMIVFDALILLGAVILFLRPSFTLKLLTWILRHTLVRLRVEGLENIPDSGPVLIVSNHVSLIDMLLIQSVSRRPVRFMVHQEVLEFVPTRFIFWYLGVIRVPSIRRPKAMQRFFRRVRGELRKGEVLCLFPEGGISGNGGLMRFRSGVAPLLPAGVDVSVIPIRIGMLWGRLFSVHDGKLKYRAPRSLPLNFSLRIGAPASTGLSAFQLRQLISELGAEAEAAPQPGELPLHVAFAKRAKRHPFAVTYLDADGTKLTNFEMLVRAALLSRRVRALGTESRYIGVLLPNCTSMAAAMFGVLFAGRTPAVINFSAGAEVALEAASRAGIGKILTSRKFLHKLGWEEKPGMVILEDEAKKITKSEKRAMIRLVLLLPFRMLMRRLAPESAFNAGREAVLLFSSGSTGRPKAVQLTHRNINCDLWAFWRMILWSRRDRIVGNLPLFHAYGFTVEFAFPALSGTPVVYLPNPLDAAGVVKAIDEYDITLLTATPTFLQGYMRKAKPEQLKSLRLVITGAEKLRPELAAKFRDMTGLEIIEGYGCTELSPIVTINLCNSIYLLGRHAHHPGSIGIPLPGIHVRVVDPESGVELGPDEPGLMQVRGGIVMKGYLNDPEQTARVIQNGYYNTGDIARIDRDGYVYITGRASRFSKIGGEMVPHELVEQAIANLRGSEEREVAVAGRGDPKRGERLVVFYTPDDFDPAAVVEELRKEKLPNLWIPKTEDFVKLDRLPLLGSGKLDLAKLKKLAEEQASA; this is encoded by the coding sequence ATGGCCCCGTCGATGATTTTCATGATCGTTTTCGATGCGCTGATTCTGCTCGGCGCAGTGATCCTGTTCCTGCGTCCCTCCTTCACATTGAAGCTGCTGACCTGGATTCTTCGGCACACGCTGGTGCGGCTGCGGGTGGAGGGGCTGGAGAACATCCCGGATTCGGGCCCGGTGCTGATCGTGTCGAACCATGTTTCGCTGATCGACATGCTGCTGATCCAGTCCGTCTCGCGCCGCCCGGTCAGATTCATGGTCCATCAGGAGGTGCTGGAGTTTGTGCCGACCCGTTTCATCTTCTGGTATCTCGGGGTGATCCGGGTGCCGTCGATCCGGCGGCCGAAGGCGATGCAGCGTTTTTTCCGGCGGGTACGCGGCGAACTTCGCAAAGGGGAGGTGCTCTGCCTGTTTCCGGAGGGGGGAATCTCCGGCAACGGCGGGCTTATGCGTTTCCGTTCCGGCGTTGCGCCGCTGCTGCCGGCCGGAGTTGACGTTTCGGTCATACCGATCCGGATCGGCATGCTCTGGGGCAGGTTGTTTTCCGTGCATGACGGAAAACTCAAATACCGCGCTCCGCGCTCGCTGCCGCTGAATTTCAGCCTCCGCATCGGCGCGCCCGCTTCGACGGGGCTCTCGGCGTTTCAGTTGCGCCAGCTGATTTCGGAGCTCGGCGCCGAGGCGGAAGCCGCTCCGCAGCCGGGCGAACTGCCGCTGCATGTCGCGTTCGCAAAGCGGGCGAAGCGCCATCCGTTCGCGGTGACCTATCTCGATGCGGACGGCACGAAGCTGACGAATTTCGAGATGCTGGTCCGGGCCGCGCTTCTGTCGCGCCGTGTGAGGGCGCTCGGGACGGAATCGCGTTATATCGGCGTCCTGCTGCCGAACTGCACTTCGATGGCGGCCGCGATGTTCGGCGTGCTTTTCGCGGGGCGCACTCCGGCTGTCATCAATTTCAGCGCCGGCGCCGAGGTCGCGCTCGAAGCCGCCTCCCGTGCCGGAATCGGGAAGATCCTGACCAGCCGGAAATTTCTGCACAAGCTCGGCTGGGAAGAGAAACCCGGCATGGTGATCCTCGAGGATGAAGCGAAAAAAATCACGAAATCCGAAAAACGCGCGATGATCCGCCTGGTTCTGCTGCTGCCGTTCCGGATGCTGATGCGCCGTCTGGCGCCGGAGAGCGCGTTCAACGCCGGCCGCGAGGCCGTGCTGCTGTTTTCAAGCGGATCGACCGGCAGGCCGAAGGCGGTGCAGCTCACGCACCGCAACATCAACTGCGACCTCTGGGCGTTCTGGCGGATGATCCTCTGGAGCCGGCGGGACCGGATCGTCGGAAATCTGCCGCTCTTCCACGCTTACGGCTTTACGGTCGAATTCGCGTTCCCGGCGCTTTCGGGGACCCCGGTGGTCTACCTGCCGAATCCGCTCGACGCGGCCGGGGTCGTCAAGGCGATCGACGAGTACGACATCACGCTCCTGACTGCGACGCCGACCTTCCTGCAGGGCTACATGCGCAAGGCGAAGCCGGAACAGCTCAAGTCGCTGCGGCTGGTCATCACCGGGGCCGAGAAGCTGCGGCCGGAGCTCGCCGCGAAGTTCCGCGACATGACCGGGCTCGAGATCATCGAGGGGTACGGCTGCACGGAGCTCTCCCCGATCGTGACCATCAATCTCTGCAACTCGATCTATCTGCTCGGCAGGCATGCGCACCATCCCGGCAGCATCGGGATTCCGCTGCCCGGCATTCACGTGCGGGTGGTCGATCCGGAGAGCGGCGTCGAGCTGGGTCCGGATGAGCCCGGCCTCATGCAGGTCAGGGGCGGCATCGTCATGAAGGGGTATCTGAATGATCCGGAGCAGACTGCCCGCGTGATCCAGAACGGCTATTACAACACCGGCGACATTGCGAGGATCGACCGCGACGGTTATGTCTACATCACCGGGCGCGCCTCCCGCTTCAGCAAAATCGGCGGCGAGATGGTGCCGCATGAACTGGTCGAGCAGGCGATCGCGAATCTGCGCGGCAGCGAGGAACGCGAAGTCGCCGTCGCCGGCCGCGGAGACCCGAAGCGCGGCGAGCGCCTCGTGGTGTTCTATACGCCGGATGATTTCGATCCCGCCGCCGTGGTCGAGGAGCTGCGGAAGGAGAAGCTGCCGAATCTCTGGATTCCGAAGACGGAGGATTTTGTGAAGCTCGACCGCCTGCCGCTGCTCGGCAGCGGCAAACTCGATCTGGCCAAATTGAAAAAACTCGCGGAGGAGCAAGCAAGCGCATGA
- a CDS encoding ribokinase, giving the protein MKKIVCLGSLNLDHVYRLDHFVRPGETLGSESYSVGCGGKGLNQSIALARAGAPVMHAGRIGHDGGILRSALEAAGVDVSLLVEGDVPTGHAIIQVDAKGENAIILYGGANRRITEAEIDAALDAVGDGILLLQNEINSLGTILEKAHARGIRTAFNFAPFDPEDAKTLPLGLLSYLIVNEIEGAGVAGVAEPEAILRTLKERYPGCRVILTLGKAGAAFLGDDGVMVPVPPCPAEVVDTTSAGDTFIGYLFAGLLEGMELKAAMELAGRASAITVSRAGAADSIPFRKELR; this is encoded by the coding sequence ATGAAAAAAATCGTCTGCCTCGGGTCGTTGAATCTCGATCACGTCTACCGGCTCGATCACTTTGTCCGTCCCGGCGAGACGCTGGGCTCCGAATCCTATTCGGTCGGCTGCGGCGGGAAGGGGCTGAATCAGTCGATCGCCCTGGCCCGGGCCGGTGCGCCGGTCATGCATGCCGGCCGGATCGGGCATGACGGCGGTATTCTGCGTTCCGCCCTTGAAGCGGCCGGGGTTGACGTCTCCCTGCTCGTCGAGGGGGACGTTCCGACCGGACATGCGATCATTCAGGTCGATGCGAAGGGAGAAAATGCGATCATTCTCTACGGCGGCGCGAACCGGCGGATCACCGAAGCTGAAATCGATGCGGCGCTCGACGCGGTCGGGGACGGCATCCTGCTGCTGCAGAACGAGATCAATTCGCTCGGAACGATTCTGGAGAAGGCGCATGCGCGGGGAATCCGGACCGCGTTCAACTTCGCCCCGTTCGACCCGGAGGACGCGAAAACGCTGCCGCTCGGACTGCTGAGTTACCTCATCGTGAACGAGATCGAAGGCGCCGGCGTCGCCGGCGTCGCGGAGCCGGAGGCGATTCTCCGGACGTTGAAGGAGCGTTATCCCGGCTGCCGGGTCATCCTGACGCTCGGCAAGGCCGGGGCCGCCTTCCTCGGCGACGACGGCGTCATGGTGCCCGTTCCGCCCTGTCCGGCGGAGGTGGTCGATACGACGAGCGCCGGCGACACGTTCATCGGCTATCTGTTCGCCGGGCTGCTCGAAGGAATGGAATTGAAGGCCGCGATGGAGCTGGCCGGCCGGGCTTCCGCAATCACGGTGAGCCGCGCCGGGGCAGCCGATTCGATTCCGTTCCGGAAGGAGCTCCGGTAA